Part of the Propioniciclava sp. MC1595 genome is shown below.
CGTAGTAGAGTCGGCAGACCCGTGGGACAAAGGGGTCCCACGGGCCACTACGACACCAGTGGGGGTTGCCATGGCACTCTTCGAACTGACCGGCAAGACCGTCGTGGTGACCGGAGCGGGCTCCGGCATCGGCCGCGCGACGGCGCTCATCGCGGACGCCGATGCCGACGGCTCGATCGTCGACGTGTCCTCCGAGGCCGGCATCCGTGGTGCGGCCTACACGGCGTCCAAGCACGGGCTCATCGGCCTGACGCGCAACACGGCGTACATGTACGGCAAGGCCGGGGTCCGCTGCAACGCGATCATGCCGGGCGGCGTCGAGACCAACATCATGGCCTCGATCGACCAGAGCAAGCTCGACATGGAGGGGCTCGGTGTCCTGGGCGCGGTCCACGCCGGCGCGCTGCGCAACGCGAAGCCCGACGAGCTGGCGGCGCTGGTGGTGTTCCTGCTGGCCGTCGAGGCGTCCAACGTCAACGGGGCGCTGATCGCCAACGACGGCGGCTGGTCCGCCGGCTGACGCCTTCGCATGGGCCCCTACCATGGGGCCCATGCGCGTGCTCGTCACTGGATTCGGTCCGTTCCCGGGGGTCACCCTCAACCCGTCCGAGGCGGCGGTCGACGCCCTGCAGCGCCGCGCCGACACGGGCCGGATGCCGGGGCTCCAGGTGGGCACGGCCGTGCTGCCTGTCGACTTCACGACCATCCCGGGGCAGATCGCCGAGATCATGCGGCTCGTCCGCCCCCAGCTGGTGCTGTGCACCGGCGTGGACATGGGCGCCGAGGCCATCACCGTCGAGCGCGTCGCCATCAACCTGCTCGACGCGCGCGTGCCCGACATCAAGGGGGCGCAGCCCGTCGACCAGCCGGTGGTGCCGGGCGCGCCCGACGGCCTGTTCGCGACCATCCCGGTCAAGGCGGTGCGCCGGGCGATCCAGCAGTCCGGCGCGCCCGCGGAGCTGTCGCTCTCGGCCGGCACCTACGGCTGCAACGCCCTGATGTTCGCGGCGCTGCACCACGCCCCGCCGGGTACGCGGGTGGGTTTCCTGCACATCCCGTCCCTGCGGGTGATGGGCACCGCGACCTCCGCGACCGCGCTGGCGGCCGCCGTCCAGGCGTGTGTCGAGCACGAGACCGATATCGACGAGGTCGGCGGCGAGCTCGCGTGAGCCCACGGCGTCCGGACGCCTCGCGGGCCGGGTCGGCAGGGGCTCAGTCCTCCTCGCGGACCCACTCCCGCGCGACCGCGACCGACCCGATGGTCTCGCCGGCGTCGTCCTGCACGACCGCGAACGTCATCGTGATGTAGACCGTGCCGCCCGAGGCGGTCAGCGACTTCGTGCGGCGGGCCCGCCCGTCGGAGGCGAGGTGGCCGGCCTCCATGGCGGCGAAGAACCCGCGGTCGTGGGCCGAGCGCAGCCGCTCGGGGATCATCACCTTCACGTCCTGGCCGACGACCTCCTCGGCGGTCCAGCCGAACAGGGTCTCCGCGAAGCGGTTCCAGGCCCGGATCGTCCCGGACGTGTCGATCGCGATCAGCGCGTCGTTGGCGTGGTCGAAGGCGCTGGCCTTGAACTGGGTCAGGTCGTCCATGGGGCCAGTGTGGCCCACGGCGGCGTCGTTGCCCACCGCACCGATCGAGGTGGTGGGCTCAGGGCAGGAACGCCACGGACCGCGCGCCCAGCAGGCAGGCCAGGACGCACAGCAACAGCATGCCCCCGGCCAGTCGTACCGCCCCCCAGCGTCGGCCGTCGCGCCACAGCTCGGCCGCCTCGACCGAGGCTGTGGAGAACGTGGTGAACCCGCCCAGCAGCCCGGTGGCGAGGATGGTGGCGGCCTCGGGCGCGGCGGGGAGCAGGGCGGCATGGGCGATCCCGATCCCGAACGAACCCAGGACGTTCACCGCCAGGGTGGCGCGCGTCGAGGGGGAGCCGCTGCGGTGCACGCCGAGGTGGACCAGATGGCGCAGCACCGCCCCCAGCCCGCCGGCGAGC
Proteins encoded:
- a CDS encoding pyroglutamyl-peptidase I, which codes for MRVLVTGFGPFPGVTLNPSEAAVDALQRRADTGRMPGLQVGTAVLPVDFTTIPGQIAEIMRLVRPQLVLCTGVDMGAEAITVERVAINLLDARVPDIKGAQPVDQPVVPGAPDGLFATIPVKAVRRAIQQSGAPAELSLSAGTYGCNALMFAALHHAPPGTRVGFLHIPSLRVMGTATSATALAAAVQACVEHETDIDEVGGELA
- a CDS encoding SDR family oxidoreductase; this translates as MALFELTGKTVVVTGAGSGIGRATALIADADADGSIVDVSSEAGIRGAAYTASKHGLIGLTRNTAYMYGKAGVRCNAIMPGGVETNIMASIDQSKLDMEGLGVLGAVHAGALRNAKPDELAALVVFLLAVEASNVNGALIANDGGWSAG
- a CDS encoding CrcB family protein, with the translated sequence MTWLWVALAGGLGAVLRHLVHLGVHRSGSPSTRATLAVNVLGSFGIGIAHAALLPAAPEAATILATGLLGGFTTFSTASVEAAELWRDGRRWGAVRLAGGMLLLCVLACLLGARSVAFLP
- a CDS encoding PAS domain S-box protein; its protein translation is MDDLTQFKASAFDHANDALIAIDTSGTIRAWNRFAETLFGWTAEEVVGQDVKVMIPERLRSAHDRGFFAAMEAGHLASDGRARRTKSLTASGGTVYITMTFAVVQDDAGETIGSVAVAREWVREED